Genomic segment of bacterium:
GTGGTCGTATGCCCTCGAGTTTAAAAATTTCATCTGCCAGGCGTTTCGCCAGCGGCACTCCTCGGCTTCTAATTCCGACGATAGCAAGGTCCTTCGCGCCGGAATTGCGTTCTACTATCTCAGACGCTATTCTTTTAACGCTTCGCGAGAGTTGAATACTGTCTAGAAGTTCTATCAATTTGCCCCCTTGTTTATAAGCTTAACAAAAAATAAAAATATATCTTCTACTGTCAACAACTAGTTATCGAGAATAATAAATGAATAAAAAAAGATAAGAGACAATAAGATCGTTATCAGAGAATAAGATGATCCGAACAATTTTGCCATAACGGCGCTGTCACGATTTTTGCTATTAATTGGTTCGAGCATTAATAGTAAGATATTTCTGCGCAAAAATCTCCACCATACACCTCGCTGTCACGGAATTTGCAATTGCGGCAAATTCCGTGACAGCGCCCTTCCTCGCGCCAGCGCCGTTAGTATTGTTATTAATTAGCGTTTCGATATTTTGGAGCAATCATCTTGAAGATAGGAGGGCGCAATGATTTTGGTATTGAAGCAGAAGATAGTGAGATGAGTTTTACAATCTTAATCTGCAGACTTTTCCTGAATAACGAGCTTCCCGTTTTTATTTGGTTATAGCTTGACCTTTTAGGCTAATTGAGTTATTTTCCTAATATGGAGTTTTTTTATGATGAGAATCTCGATTTAGTCAAGATAGCTTTAGCTGAGGATATTGGTTCAGGCGATGTAACTTCTTTAGCGCTTGTTCCTGAGGTCTCCATTCTTGAAGCGCGGATAATTGCGAAGGAGAGCGGTATTCTTTGTGGTTTACCTATTGTTGAGCAAGTGTATTCTGTTTTAGATTCAGCAGTTGAGGTCGAGCGTTTTTTTGATGATGGCGACTCGGTCGAGGCGGGATTCAGCGTCGTTGAGGTCAAAGGACCTGCTCGTTCAGTTCTTGCTGGCGAGCGGACCGCGATGAATTTTTTATGTCATCTTTCTGGCGTTTCTACTGTATCGAATCTTTTTTCAAAAAGGCTCGAGGGGACGAACTGCTCAATTTTGGATACTCGTAAGACGACACCTGGAATGCGTGCTCTCGAGAAGTATGCGGTTACTATCGGAGGCGGCAAGAACCACCGCCTAGGGCTTTGGGACATGATTCTTGTTAAAGAGAACCATATAATAGCTGCAGGCGGTTTTATGGAGGCGATGGAAAGGCTTTTTTCAAGCGGTTTTCCTTCGGTGCCTGTGGAGGTTGAAGTGCGAGATATTGAGGAGCTACAGATTGCTCTTAAATTTCCAATCGATAGGGTAATGCTCGATAATTTTTCGATAGAGAATATTATTAAAGCAGTAGAGTTTCGCAGAATTCTAGGCGCTAAGGTTCCTTTTGAGGTTTCGGGAAAAGTTACACTAGATAATTGCCGGGTATATGCCGAAACGGGAGTGGAGTTCATATCCAGCGGATCGATCACGCATTCTGTTCGTGCCCTAGATTTTAGCATGATCGCGAAGTTCCTCGAAAACAGTGAGGAATTGTAGTGAACAACCGTGTTTTAAGAGTAATCCATTTTTTGGTATATGCTCTAGTGCTTGCAATAGGTCTTACAGCCGGATTTATAGTATTCGACAGGGTTCTAATGCCTGCTTTCACTCGCTCTAAGGGTGTCCGAGAGATACCAGATGTCGTGAATTTGAGCGAAACTGATGCTGAAGTTGTTGCTTCCTCTTTTGGATTCGATTTTAGAGTATCGCGAAAAGAATACAGCGACAGTATCGCGGAAAACATTGTTATTTCGCAGAGACCGGAGCCAGGTTCTAAAGCGAAAAAAGGAAGACGGATATCGGTTGTCGTCTCGTTGAGCACTGAACTTGTGCAAATACCCGATGTTTCCAGCGCGCATATACGTCAGGCCAGGCTTGAACTCGATGCATTCGGACTTTTCCCGGGGGAAAATATCTATGAGAACTCGGATTCGGTCGAAAAGGACATAGTTATAGCTACTTCACCGCCTATTGGCAGCGAGGTCGAGATAGGCGACTCGGTGGATATTATAGTTTCACTCGGCTCAGAAAGAGCGCTGGTTAAGGTCCCAAATTTCATGGGTCAGAAGGTGGAAAACGCTCAGGAGATAGCCAATAATGTGGGGCTTGGATTAATTATTCAGCACCGTAGGATACCTT
This window contains:
- the nadC gene encoding carboxylating nicotinate-nucleotide diphosphorylase; its protein translation is MEFFYDENLDLVKIALAEDIGSGDVTSLALVPEVSILEARIIAKESGILCGLPIVEQVYSVLDSAVEVERFFDDGDSVEAGFSVVEVKGPARSVLAGERTAMNFLCHLSGVSTVSNLFSKRLEGTNCSILDTRKTTPGMRALEKYAVTIGGGKNHRLGLWDMILVKENHIIAAGGFMEAMERLFSSGFPSVPVEVEVRDIEELQIALKFPIDRVMLDNFSIENIIKAVEFRRILGAKVPFEVSGKVTLDNCRVYAETGVEFISSGSITHSVRALDFSMIAKFLENSEEL
- a CDS encoding PASTA domain-containing protein, translated to MNNRVLRVIHFLVYALVLAIGLTAGFIVFDRVLMPAFTRSKGVREIPDVVNLSETDAEVVASSFGFDFRVSRKEYSDSIAENIVISQRPEPGSKAKKGRRISVVVSLSTELVQIPDVSSAHIRQARLELDAFGLFPGENIYENSDSVEKDIVIATSPPIGSEVEIGDSVDIIVSLGSERALVKVPNFMGQKVENAQEIANNVGLGLIIQHRRIPSMQAGTVYRQSPEAGVLLERGNAVVVIVAQGEE